One window of Papaver somniferum cultivar HN1 chromosome 9, ASM357369v1, whole genome shotgun sequence genomic DNA carries:
- the LOC113312391 gene encoding uncharacterized protein LOC113312391, which produces MDKLFSLAIRYKETTREYTDRWHKICQAIGNVDPVVNINCYKWGLDRMSPLFVDIHGSIPTTEGDLRVIIEKHARLEEIQRENPRAHAQRYHRTNSTEQASGSKRSSIEHPYEDRRGRREGPLNDDRRFEDQVYTKLNTSYARILKEIKGRENLEWPWSKGKQPPRSEKSKEYCDYHSFNGHPTEKCKNLKIMVQKLIVNGELKQYIRKEEADDRSKRSKQVQLPEGNQTLNTISCSEAAGPSLTTQIGKRLRKQFEDYCELYKIDGVEIDDHEQLMDAPITFEADDMEEDMEDHNDPLILTLPIAGCNIKKILIDGGGSVNVLFYDTFKRMELNDEQLISSYHTIYGFNGARKKPLEDIVLQINA; this is translated from the coding sequence ATGGACAAGTTATTCTCATTAGCCATCAGATACAAGGAGACAACCAGGGAATACACAGATAGATGGCATAAGATATGCCAGGCTATAGGGAATGTGGACCCAGTGGTCAACattaactgctacaagtggggttTAGATAGGATGAGCCCGTTGTTTGTCGATATTCATGGGAGCATACCCACGACGGAAGGGGATCTTCGAGTAATCATCGAAAAACACGCCAGGTTGGAAGAAATCCAACGAGAAAATCCGAGGGCCCATGCTCAAAGATATCATCGAACTAACTCCACAGAGCAGGCCAGCGGATCGAAAAGAAGTTCAATCGAACACCCATACGAAGAtaggagaggaagaagagaaggtcCTCTAAACGATGATCGAAGATTCGAAGATCAAGTCTACACGAAGCTAAACACAAGTTACGCTCGAATCTTAAAAGAAATTAAGGGTCGAGAAAACTTGGAATGGCCATGGTCAAAAGGAAAGCAACCCCCAAGATCCGAAAAATCTAAGGAATACTGCGACTACCACTCTTTCAATGGGCACCCAACCGAGAAGTGCAAGAACTTGAAGATAATGGTCCAAAAGCTTATCGTCAACGGAGAACTGAAGCAATACATAAGGAAGGAAGAAGCAGATGATAGGTCGAAACGAAGCAAACAAGTTCAACTGCCTGAAGGCAATCAAACACTAAACACCATTTCGTGTTCGGAAGCCGCTGGACCATCGTTAACaacgcagattggaaaaaggctgagaaagcaattcgaagactaCTGCGAGCTGTACAAGATCGATGGGGTAGAGATAGACGATCACGAGCAATTGATGGATGCACCGATCACTTTCGAGGCAgatgatatggaggaagacatgGAGGATCACAATGATCCTTTGATCCTCACACTGCCCATAGCAGGGTGCAACATCAAGAAGATCCTCATTGACGGAGGAGGTTCAGTCAACGTCTTGTTTTATGATACATTCAAACGAATGGAGCTAAACGACGAGCAGCTGATATCTTCGTACCACACCATTTATGGATTCAACGGGGCTCGTAAGAAACCATTGGAGGACATTGTTCTACAAATAAATGCATGA